tctaaataaagattgattgactgattgactgattgactgattgactgattgactgattgactgattgactgattgactgattgactgattgactgattgactgatagattgatagattgattgattgattgattgattgattgattgattgattgatcgattgattgattaccTACTCAACAAAGCCAGGCTGCTTGGATTTTTGCATGAAGAGCGGCATAACAGCACCCTAACAGTATTGTGAAAGACAGGTGGAGAGCATCCCAAGACACATGAAAGCTGTAAATGTTGATTTCTGAACTATTCCTAAGTTCATGAAATAATTATTCTGTtgatagaaaatgaaaataaacttgtttttttcttcttcgcATTATTCAAAGTCTGAAatgtgacatgtttttgtttttattttctgcaaataGAAGAGCGAGATgagattattttattcaaagttGGGAGAAATGTTgattacaacaaaacaaaaatataaattttacTCACACAAtcagagaaaaatatatttttgcagtggtctcttgatttttttttgggagctgcagaataaaaaacaaaattgttacaactcagaaaaaaaacagaagctgcAAAacggaaaacaaaatcaaagcagcattgacaacatgttttttgttcttctaTGCCTGTGTTTAATGCTTTCACACCTCTTCTATTTTTCAGGAGTTGTTATAAACCTCACATTGCATTGTGTCATTTTTCACACATAGATGTGGAGCAGCTAAACAGAGTGGACTGATCTTAATTTgttctttgcttgtgtttttagaAACAAAACTTGCATAAAAAAGGGATCCAGATCTGTGAATTCTACATTAAAGCAGTTTACTTTGAAGAAGCCAAAAAAACCAGACTGAAAAGCACCAGGATATAGAATGAATATTATATTTCCTTTGTGTGTGGGTATTGTGAGGTAGTTCATGAATAATAGAGCTTTGAAAAGGTAAAAGGGTCATTTTTCAACACCCAGACAGGCCATGCACCTTCAACAACCCTCTGGATATACAGCCGCATAGAAACcaagaaggaaaacaaacaccaaggcCATcattggagagaaaaaaagaactcagagctgctgcagcatcatATGTTGACAAGATTTCAGCAAGATCTCATCCACACTGAAACCCAAGCAGCAGTTATAAACTGAGTCCTTTCCTGAGACAGTCTGGTATCACAGAGTTGGAAATGAGACGTCAAGGCCTGCTCAGCAAGTGGTGCCAAGTAAGTCGCTCAGTTCCTCCCACAGCAGTCGAACATTACGTTATAGCTGATAAGTACACTGTGAAGTCATTGAGCTTGTTAccatcaaacacagactgctGTTGTCCTTCCAGGAGTTTCCctcaaagaaaaatgtttgatattCAAGTTTCTAAATGATCCCCAACAGGGTTATCCTCTGCTGCATGGCTACAGGACAGCAAAGAGGAAGACAAGAAAATCTGCCCGTTTTGAAGTCTTTCACACCAAGTCGAACGACTCAAAACATGGGCAGCGACTCTGAAGGCTCCTCAAAGGGGACTTTTTGCAGCGAACATGTTCTGGCAGCAGCTCAAGAAAACAGGCACTGAAGAATGAGACGCACATAATGAACCTCTAACAAAGACCTGGTGTGAACTGCAGCATGGCCTCTGAGCACCAGAGCTCCCAGCACAAATGAAGGAAATTCTTCACAGTATGACTACGTCTCCTTGATGGCTGCGACTCTGCACACACTGAATGTGACGCCTTTCAGAAAATCAAAGTGAGATGGGGATCATGGATCTCGATGAAAGTTGTGAGCCAGTCACACCTGGCAGTAAGGactgaaaaaaaggacagaggagagtTGACAGAAGGTGAGAAGACTGCAAATAGAAAAATGTGCACaagcaaagaggaaaaaaggcaCCAGGATGATCTGAGGTTTTTGATCAGATCATATatgatttacattttcaactttATCTTTGATGGTAGgtaaagagaagtgggagaaaAAGGTGAAATGCTTTGAACAAATGCTTCTTAATTCTACTGTAAGTGTTCCAGACCACTGCGCCATCAAGGGGACACATGCACAGGTATTTCTAACACATCTGTTTAAACAAATTTTTATTCTACCCAAATGTTGCAGGTGCACATCAACGGGTGAAATTTGTAAACAACTCCAACTCCTACCTATGATCATTTGCAAAAAGCCATTGCTAATGTTCCCTAAAAGGAAATAGTAGTAGAgagccccatgtacagaggctttactCCCCGTGAAGCGGCCCCAGGGTTGACTTCtagcctctaccatttgctgcatgtcttccccctctctctactcctcactTTTCCTGTCTCGACCAAGCTGTCCtggaaataaagacaaaaaggcccaaaaacataacccttaaagacctagactaTTTTTgtgggcgccagactctcctgaatttattttgaaaaagctgaattagacaaatgtggtatcaatggaaagctgagaatgtccactgtaactgagtttttaaagcttgttgataggattagcggttcacaagttatcaaacatttaagaacaagtagctgCCACcagctgtctaggtctttgggGGCtacaaaaggaaaagaaacgTCATTAGTTATTCTTTAAAAAGGACGTCGACTTGTATTCAGACCTACACAGTAGTCCCTGATTAATTCATGACTGCATTAAAGTAATGAAGTCAtctcaaactgaaataaaactCTATTTTTAgttcaaacactgaaatgaaaaacatcctCATTCACAGACTGTGGTGTCTAAATCTATTCAGTTTCTGCTTTTcacaaataaagaatgaaaacaaggtcatagagaagagagaagagctTGTACCTGCAGCATGAAGCTGATTTCCTCTACATTTATCATTCAGCATTTTAAAACTGCTCTGCATCCAAAAGCCAAAAGGACTTTAAAGTATTAGAGTCCCGCTTTTTGATCTAAATGTCGAAACTGCAACTGAAGAGCCGCTCCATATTCACCATAAGGCAAGCAACATGAAACATATCAGAGTTGAGTATCTGAACTTTCAAAGACTGGCGTGCTGTGCAGGTGTGACCTCAGAGTACtcgtcatgtctgtgtttacctctAACCCTTAAATCCATCCTTTATCCCGATCTTTCCAGAACTACAACAGCTCTAAAATCCGGCTACATTGGAGTCAAATCATCACAGATCTTCAGAGGAGATGACGTCATGgttgaacttttttttgttccagctCCAGCTTATTGAGGTTACCAGCGTAACGAAAACAGAGCCCAGGTGCATTTCACAGGCGAGGAAGTTGTACGCTACCATCACAGGGcgaaaaaacacaggaaaccctCAGGACCAGACACAACCTCTTGTCTAGATGCGTCAAACACCGACAGTTGTGGAAGTGTGTGACCTGATGGAGGAAATACTTAAAAgggaatcacacacacacacatacacactgtgtTTAGTTAACTATGTAAACTTCCTATATTACAGAAAACTACAGTGTCATGGGATTTTGTCATCGTCTGCACCTGCAGtagttttaaaagttaaagttaaagctcagttaaatgagaagaaaatgcactttaaaagtattttttttccttcttcttgtgtttttttaatcacctGTTCTATTTTAGTATAATTTCATACACTCATGTTGAACTTTTATTAGTTTAAACATGctgtttttatcttcctttgGACATTTATGCGCATAAAGCACTTTGACGAGCCTTTGTGCATGAAATGTGCTGTATCAGTatactttcttttttcctttaacaCAACATTATTGATGTTTTGTACCCATATCCATGTTTTTGATGATttaaggaaagaagagagataACCATGAGCTGTGTCAAATTCTGAAAAGCTCAAAATTTTCACTGAAAAGACTGAAATTGTCAACAGCCAAagcacaaaatcaaacaaagctTTTAAGCATTggcataaattaaaaaattggAAGATTCATAATCAAAACTGTGCTATCCAATTTCACAGCAGTACATTTAATTAACAATGAAGCTACCTACTTGTGACTTATTATGCATGCTCTATGTTTTTGCAAATATTTCCTCCAACACTGTAAGAAACATCACTCCCATATGCATCATCAAGAAATATGTCTTCAGACTCTCTAAATTACACATCAGCACATTTTAAATCAGCTTAAAACAATCCACAGTTCTTCTTACCGTTGTCTTGTTGACCATACTCTGCACACTCGAGCTGATGTTCTTTGTGGGATTATCTTCTCCTTCAGAGGGGATCTCTTTCAAACCAGCTGCCACTGTACATTCATTTCCTCTACCTACGAtgcaaacaagaaaataattgaaaacagTGTGGGGGGGATGTCACTCAAGCTATCGCACAGCAGGcaatgagtttgtgtgtgtgagtgcgttcATGCATGTTCTCATCTGCTGTTACATTCACAGCTGGACGGAGGAGCTGACATTAAACTGTaaacatcaaatgttttttttttaaccacttaCTATCAGTGATATCACCAACTGCTCACTGCAGTTCACTATAAAGAAATACTGTAGACTCAAACACTCTTAGGTCGTATGTGCTGCTCCTCTAATTACAATATAAAGTTCAATGTGCTCATCTTTATGTAGGTTGAGAAAAAGAGTCGATAAGTATATGAGTAGCTTGAATTAAAGGTGCAATCTGTAGTTTAAATGCCATCAAAACAGCCACACTATAACTCAAAACACAGAATTGAAAACGGCTAAAAGGCTTACTTCAGATCTTTGAAAACGCAGTAACATTAAATTGTAAaggttttctctttctttaaacacTTTTCTCAAATTTGTCcccatcagtgaagtcagttaTATTATAAAAGTATATAAAATGAAGGTTTTGCATCCAAAAACTTAATCTAATACTACAATACTTGTCCTGTTTTGGACTTTTGAGAGTTTAGACCACAGCATAATACGGCGTACCAAGACGTATCACACCTACAAGCAAATATTCCAATCACTGAAGAGTACCTACCTTAAATTCAGGATCTAGAAAAAGAACTGGGCCAccgacagacacacaaacagaatctTTCTATTAAAAAGGCCTCATTAATTAATGTTGaatttatgtttctttattctTCCCTAAACatccataaataaaaaaaactgccttCACAAAACTACCTAGATCACAGTGTTTATTTAGAAATCCAGTGTTCACTGAATGAATACTTGTGTTTCACACCTTTGAAACCACCAACAGGGCTCACAAACATACCTGGAAACTTCCACAGATCAAATGTAACTTCTTTCAGAGCATAATAATGAAAAGCTGCATTCTCATTCCCTTTTAACACTTTCACTTTATTAATACTGTCAGTTTTACTCACTTTCCAGGTTATGAGAAAAGACACTAGCAGCAGGGTTTTTCTCTTGCTTTGACTCTGTGCTAGCTTCTGGAAGCGTCGACATAGATGCCCTCGTCTTTCTTATCGTGGTTTTTTCTGTGCTTGTAACTGGCAAAGTGCTTTTTCTTCGCCTCTTGTCCACAGGTTTGACGCTGGCTGCTGAAGTAtcaggaggaggcagagattCTTTAACATCCTGTTGTGGATGACTTCGAGACTCACTGCTTGTATTAGCTGGCTGTTGGCGATTCCTGCCAGTCTGACCTCCTTCaagtttcctcttctttttgctGTTAGCTTCAGATGCAACACTttcacttcttctttgttttttcttgtttgctgTGGAGCCGAGCTCAAAAGGAATCTGAAAGGAGAGTTCTTCTTCAACAGGTAGAGTCGGCAAAACAGGCGTTTGTGATCTCTGTTGGCTAGTGTTGGAAAAAAAGTCCTCAAAGACACTATCATCGGCATCAGTTGAACAAGAGGCAACAGTTTTAGAGTCACTAGACTCGGTGAAAGATTGTACCAAGGCAGAAAATGATTGTCGGGCTCGTTTAGGTGCTTTCTGTAACGGAGAGTCTTTTGATAGTTTACCTGCAGCATCACTTAATTTTGCTACAGGTGATGAGAGGCGGCTAGATGAGTTCACAGTGTCTGTAAGAGAGCGAGTCTTGGTCTTTGTAAGAGCTTTAGCTGCTTTCagttttcccttttccttttcaGATTTATCAGGTGATGGGCTGGGAAGTTTCGTCCGtgattgtttcttttctttatgaatGTTCTTCGGACTATCAGTTCCCTCAGCCTGATGAGCCTTTTCTGGTAAACCAGCAGACGCATGTTTTACTGCTGGCTTTTTTCTTCCTGAGGtcagtcttgtttttttctgtctactcCCTATTTGTTCCTCTTCATCCCTGAAGTCAGAAAGATTCAAACTTGGACTTTTGATCTTCTTTGGCGTAACACTGTCTTTTACGTTTGGATGTTTCAAACTCGGGCTTGCAATCCGCTTTGGCACATCCCGACAAGGTGACAGCCAGGGCTTCTCAGAGGTTTTCTTGCGATGCTGTTCGAGGTGGTCATGATCTGTAGCATCAACCTTTGTTCTTCCCTCGCCCTTATCAGGTGAGTAACCAGGTTCAGCCGCAGAAGCACTGGAATCATCATCCGACTGATCATCTGtattaaaggtaaaataaaaatcaaagtttTAATGGATCGTGTGgtttttctgtttacctgataaaattagatatttaaaatacaGACAGCTGATTGCACATCATTCAATTTTGCTTCaataaaccttgaaaatattcAGTTTCCTGCTTATACAAGGTTTGAATGCACTTAATGTGAGTGTCATTGAACAAAATCTGCTGTGAAATGCTTTTGatgttcctttttgataaagcttacagttagagctggatcaggcttggaccagcttttagttttgctgctataggcttagactgctgggggaactggcgcactgggatcctatctcacccccttccccccaaccccccatcacttactttaactctgcctgtctcgttcaagttactaaccatagacctttctgaagtccctgagctcccttgtctcgtaggtccctctgagctgccgtaggcatcctcctgctgtggatgttccagactccagctgatacggacgtgctggattccagcggcaacagcttctactactcgtctcatcactatcaccgctccctctgtctctctttccagacccaactcggtcgaggcatgatggctgtcgaacatgagtctggttctgctcgaggtttctgcctgttaaaatgaagtttttcctcgccactgtaactagctaaatattgcgacgtgcgatgctcatggtggattaaggtggggtaagactgagtcttaccctgtcttgaagttgggtctctgttcataatttgacatagagtggtctagaccgcctatgtttgtaaaagcgtcttgagataacgtttgttgtgatttagcgctatacaaataaagattgattgattgatgtcctatcatattaaaatatttcagaGAAAATCAGGTCTAAACACTAATAATTACTAAACTACTATAGTTACTATTACTAAAACGAGAAAGTGCCTAAAAAAACTACAAACCACAAACACTCACTATACAGTTAAGATCATGTGACTACCTCTTGTGTTTACTTATCAGTTTACGCAACTTTGTAATCCAAATTTGTCGATATGGTAAGTTGGATTTTGTATTGTCAGTCTGAGCCACATTCCTTCAAAAGACATACGCCCCAtgtgtttataaaaataaataaataattgataaTTTATGAGAAAATCACATCCAGTTTTCTTACACATTAGTTTGAAGACAGTCGGTGTGTTCCCGAGAGACGGCTTCTGCCCAGTGGGTGAGCGGCATTCAACCATCTGTGACGCTGAAACGTGGAGACAAATACGTGTAAGAATGTGATGAGATATTTCAGTCACTCCTCAAAAACTGCTGCGTCACATACCTGTTGGTGAGAGGTATTCGTGCTTCTCTTTCATGTCTTTCAAACGCCGTGCCATATAATCCGATCTTTTCAACCCGGGACTGTAGACTATTCCGTTCTCTTCGTCGATAATGATGGGCGACACTTCTGTAACTGTGGATGTAAATGTTTAGAGAGTTATCACACTGCAAACTTTTGTTTCAGATAGTTTTTTGAAAGGTGCAGTAATGTCCTACCTATAGACTGTTTAGGATGTAGGTCTTTCATCATCCTGTCCAGTTTCTTTTTCATGCGTCTGTCATTATCAGGTGTCTTTTCTGGAGAGTCTTTTGGCTGCATGCAGCGGTGCtacacagaaaaacattttaaaaaaaggtttgaatGGGTGACGCATTAACATCTGAAGACTGCGCAACCATTGACCTCAGCACTTAATATTAACCTCAACTGTTTATTACCATAAAGCACTTACAGTCTGGCACTTGACCTTTCTCTTTCGTCATATGTTTTCAGTGAAGTgggttttaaatctttttaggaatatgtttcttttaatgaaTTGGCTTTATCTGTGTGAATGCTTTTAGCATGAATGCAATCACACAACTACAACTTCCcaaacatcattttaaccaatGTTTCAGAAGTGTGGGCAAACTTAAGGATTTatttcagaaataaaatataagaaacTCTGTTGGAGCTGTTTATATCGTTTAATTTAAGGTAAATATGGGATTAACTTTGCTGCCTTAGGTGTTGTCAATATATTTCGTTACTCACTTTTATAGGTTGATAGTATTGCACAAGGTGACGTGTATATAGATGGGCTGGTAAGACAGGAGGGGCGGACCCCGGGGAAGGGGAATGTTTTTATACCAGGAGATgtgagcacacaaacacactaccTATTGTTTGAAAGAAGCCATTTTTGGCCTATATTTGAAGAAAAATTTATTAATGATAGCTTATATTAAGGCAAACTAGCGTGTGAATTTAGGTTGTacattataaatgttttatctacAGTTAggatgcctgtgtgtgtgatttaagcGCATAGAGTAGAGGTACTGTAAACATTACCATCCAGGTTAAAACCAAAAgctcactgaaaacattttaacttaaaggCCTGTTACTTATTTTCAAGAGAACATAAACATCAGATGTTAACCCGATTGTACTCACTTTCTTGTTCCTTAACACTGTGCTGTCATCATTTAAGGCTGGGTACAACTCCTCATCCCCACGCACACCATCCTCATAACACCTAGACATCATTCATCAAAAAGAAGCCACATCAGGAGATTCAGCAGATAAAAATCTGAAATGTTGGATTCAAACAGTGAATAGTTCTTGGTGTTATTATTACCTGCTGACCCAGAGAACAGAGACCAGCTTCACATcacttttctttgctttcctcCATGTTGCAGGGTGACCGTTCTTGAAAACTACATGTGTGACTtgtttattgaatgtttttgtaaCCTGTAAAAGAGAAAGCCTTTTTTTGTAAAGTTGTCATATCCATCAACATTAATTAAACACAAGCAAAAGCAAACAGTATCACCAACATGAATTCTTCAGCCCTGTGGTCTTACCTGAGCTCCCAtttcctgcagctgctgaacGAATGGTTTTGAGCAGTTTGCTGTTTTGTCTGATGACCACACATCAACATAGGCGACAACATCTGTGCACACATTCAAGACAGACACAAGATTAACAATGACCCAGTACTGTAGACCTCagttactcaactcaactcatttttaattatgtaaCATCTTTCAtcaattgaggtttttaaatcctctcttaagacttaccttttctccctggcttttaatcaaggcTGAGTGGACATACGGCATAATTTTAATtacactttaatttattttattctatcttattttattatatatttgcactgtgtttatgtattttagtattgaattgtatgttatgtttgtcatttgtgctgctttttgatctgtacagcactttggtgaaccccggttgttttaaacctgctctataaataaagtttgagttgagtttcatacattcaagcatgcagccaaaCATGCTTCACaaaaggacagagagacagaaaacaacagcaaaagaTAAAACGATACGGGACTAAAACAAGACAGAGGAATGTGATATGtaatactttaaaaataataattaaatacaatcaatacattaaataatatcaaacaaataccagaaaaataaaataaaacgattttaaaaagaagaagagagaatcaaaataaaataaataaaaatgatgctaaaacaatggtcataaaaataataaaaacaataatgtgGTTCAgagctaaaaggaaattactcctAGTTAAAACAGCACTGAGACTGAAATAATATACATTACCATTTAGAACTGGACTTGTGGTCATCACTTGCTTGGAAATTCCcctacacagagacaaatggAAAATCATTTTACAGGTGGAAGATGAGCTCACAAAAATATGTAATtaagtaataataatgttatttctttgctgattgtgttttaaataaaatgtacggtggccctgaagtgcaaattacaacggcaaatcagatcatttctgatttgctgtagtgatttctgatttgctgttgtgatttgtacttcagggccaccataaaGATGAGATGAGAAATTAGTTTCTGTTCCTTCATaataaatcaaccaatcagggcaatgggggaaaaaaagaagaatcaaTCAGTGTCAAAATCAGTGCTGTCACATGTCATCTTTACTCTCTTTGTTGGATAAATGATCTCATGTGTTATAAATATTTTCACACAGCCTAAAGCGTGGTATTGTACTCCTAACATTGTCTaatcaaaagagaaaaatatacatattgTTTCATAGTTATAATATAATTTTAGGAGGATATTCAGCTTGTTCCTGTAAATGTCTGAATCTAAACTAGCAATCATTTGAGCAATGATTCAACTATGCACTATAGTACAGTTATTTAACTGGACTATAATCTGAATTAATACTACTTTAAGCTGCTCGTGTTCTTCTTTAACTCTTACTTGTGCTAATTTGGTATTTATATCAGTCACATACAGTCCAATTTCTTCCCACTTTCATCTCTTATTGGATGTACATGTTATTTAGCATTCATTTGATATGTTTAACAACTTGTTGCCTCTGGATTTAAGTCTAATGGTTATTCAGAAGCTAAAAAGTGTAAACATAATATCTGAAAAGAAGGTTTTTCATGTTGAATGACGATGGTTGACAGATATCTAACAGAGCCAGACTGTCTTAGCTTAATAACTATAAAGTTACAGAACAAAGTACATTAACTGTGCCTCAAAAACGTTGTTCAAATAAGATCAAACTTATTTTAAAGCACATAAATATCAGTCACCTGTCGAGTAAAGTTCCTGTTGATGGTGTTTCTTGGtttatttacagtgttttgatgctaacgtcCCAAGCTAACTTTCCAAAAGTGTCCTAGCATCCATGCTGGAGCAGCTAACCCGAGTAAATACTTCCGCAACACGCTGACATGCGCATAAACTGAGGTTTT
This genomic interval from Notolabrus celidotus isolate fNotCel1 chromosome 4, fNotCel1.pri, whole genome shotgun sequence contains the following:
- the mcph1 gene encoding microcephalin isoform X2, which codes for MTTSPVLNDVVAYVDVWSSDKTANCSKPFVQQLQEMGAQVTKTFNKQVTHVVFKNGHPATWRKAKKSDVKLVSVLWVSRCYEDGVRGDEELYPALNDDSTVLRNKKHRCMQPKDSPEKTPDNDRRMKKKLDRMMKDLHPKQSIVTEVSPIIIDEENGIVYSPGLKRSDYMARRLKDMKEKHEYLSPTASQMVECRSPTGQKPSLGNTPTVFKLMCRGNECTVAAGLKEIPSEGEDNPTKNISSSVQSMVNKTTSMRTLVMTSMPADKQQTVDQVVKSLGGFSIVDRVCESTTHIVSGGHKRTLNILLGIARGCWILSFEWVLWCLEQRQWIPEEPYELSEQFPAAQICRLQRHLSAGEHQQDLFQDHPAMFVSQHSQPPTQSLMELIQLCGGKVCKTVRQAGLCIGKYSGRRPEGSRMLSEQWVLDSITHLKRLLYDDYDLERGGGRS
- the mcph1 gene encoding microcephalin isoform X1 — translated: MTTSPVLNDVVAYVDVWSSDKTANCSKPFVQQLQEMGAQVTKTFNKQVTHVVFKNGHPATWRKAKKSDVKLVSVLWVSRCYEDGVRGDEELYPALNDDSTVLRNKKHRCMQPKDSPEKTPDNDRRMKKKLDRMMKDLHPKQSIVTEVSPIIIDEENGIVYSPGLKRSDYMARRLKDMKEKHEYLSPTASQMVECRSPTGQKPSLGNTPTVFKLMYDQSDDDSSASAAEPGYSPDKGEGRTKVDATDHDHLEQHRKKTSEKPWLSPCRDVPKRIASPSLKHPNVKDSVTPKKIKSPSLNLSDFRDEEEQIGSRQKKTRLTSGRKKPAVKHASAGLPEKAHQAEGTDSPKNIHKEKKQSRTKLPSPSPDKSEKEKGKLKAAKALTKTKTRSLTDTVNSSSRLSSPVAKLSDAAGKLSKDSPLQKAPKRARQSFSALVQSFTESSDSKTVASCSTDADDSVFEDFFSNTSQQRSQTPVLPTLPVEEELSFQIPFELGSTANKKKQRRSESVASEANSKKKRKLEGGQTGRNRQQPANTSSESRSHPQQDVKESLPPPDTSAASVKPVDKRRRKSTLPVTSTEKTTIRKTRASMSTLPEASTESKQEKNPAASVFSHNLESRGNECTVAAGLKEIPSEGEDNPTKNISSSVQSMVNKTTSMRTLVMTSMPADKQQTVDQVVKSLGGFSIVDRVCESTTHIVSGGHKRTLNILLGIARGCWILSFEWVLWCLEQRQWIPEEPYELSEQFPAAQICRLQRHLSAGEHQQDLFQDHPAMFVSQHSQPPTQSLMELIQLCGGKVCKTVRQAGLCIGKYSGRRPEGSRMLSEQWVLDSITHLKRLLYDDYDLERGGGRS